The proteins below are encoded in one region of Ornithinimicrobium avium:
- a CDS encoding NADPH:quinone reductase, whose amino-acid sequence MGTRRSEQMVAAYVEELGPAELIRVGPLPVPVVGPTEVLVRVEVVAVDPVDTLVRWGAFPTPVPLPFVVGRDLVGTVAAVGAGVARFGVGDRVWSNSLGHGGRQGSFAEYAVVPPERLYHLPRGVDPVQMVALAHPAATAWLGLHRHARAQAGETILVGGGGGNVGECVVRLAVAAGLRVLATASAADLERVGDAGAEVVVDYRAADVTAQLRAAAPEGIDVHWDTSGHHDLEAAVALARRGARILLTAAGPEASVPLPVGAAYTKDVDLLGFVISNATVPDLAAAARAVGGRLSDGTLRARVTEELPLSATAEAHRRVEAGRVRGRLVLRP is encoded by the coding sequence GTGGGGACGCGGAGGTCGGAGCAGATGGTCGCGGCGTACGTCGAGGAGCTGGGACCCGCCGAGCTGATCCGCGTCGGCCCGCTGCCCGTGCCGGTCGTCGGCCCGACCGAGGTGCTGGTGCGGGTGGAGGTGGTCGCGGTCGACCCGGTGGACACCCTCGTGCGGTGGGGTGCCTTCCCGACGCCCGTCCCGCTGCCGTTCGTCGTCGGACGCGACCTGGTCGGGACCGTGGCTGCGGTCGGCGCGGGCGTGGCCCGGTTCGGGGTGGGTGACCGGGTCTGGTCCAACAGCCTCGGGCACGGCGGTCGGCAGGGCTCGTTCGCCGAGTATGCCGTGGTGCCGCCCGAGCGCCTCTACCACCTCCCCCGGGGGGTCGACCCCGTCCAGATGGTGGCCCTGGCCCACCCTGCGGCCACGGCCTGGCTCGGTCTGCACCGGCACGCCCGCGCCCAGGCCGGGGAGACGATCCTCGTCGGCGGGGGCGGCGGCAACGTCGGGGAGTGCGTGGTTCGCCTGGCCGTCGCCGCGGGACTCCGCGTGCTCGCGACCGCCTCGGCCGCAGACCTGGAGCGGGTCGGGGACGCGGGTGCCGAGGTCGTCGTGGACTACCGCGCCGCCGACGTGACCGCTCAGCTCCGCGCCGCCGCGCCGGAGGGGATCGACGTGCACTGGGACACGTCGGGGCACCACGACCTCGAGGCGGCGGTCGCCCTCGCGCGCCGCGGCGCGCGCATCCTGCTCACCGCGGCCGGGCCGGAGGCGAGCGTGCCGCTGCCGGTGGGTGCGGCCTACACGAAGGACGTCGACCTGCTCGGCTTCGTGATCAGCAACGCGACGGTCCCGGACCTCGCGGCGGCGGCGCGGGCGGTCGGCGGGCGGCTCTCGGACGGCACCCTGCGCGCGCGGGTCACTGAGGAGCTGCCGCTGTCGGCGACCGCCGAGGCGCACCGCCGGGTCGAGGCCGGCAGGGTCCGGGGACGGCTCGTGCTGCGGCCCTGA
- a CDS encoding NADP-dependent oxidoreductase, translated as MSRVYVFTQYGGPETEELRERPVPEPGPGQILVKVRAAGVNPADLKLREGQFGRSHTMPRTLGFEVSGVVAAVGPDVEGYAVGEAVLGPVAPGEGGFADHALLRAKDAVAKPEDVSFEVAATVPVAGTAAYDLTHQVELEEGQTMLVLGAGGGVGHMACEIGRVHRFRVIGVASEAKREIVESTGATWVASGDGAAGAVRELAPDGVDLLVDLVGGQPLRDLAPLVTSPDRIVSAADEQTATELGGSGRANDPEALEKIVGVVGHGVLTPEVAAVFPLDRAGEALAAVAEGHSRGKTVIVP; from the coding sequence ATGTCACGTGTCTATGTGTTCACCCAGTACGGCGGCCCCGAGACCGAGGAGCTGCGCGAGCGGCCGGTGCCGGAGCCGGGACCGGGACAGATCCTGGTCAAGGTCCGCGCGGCCGGCGTCAACCCGGCGGACCTCAAGCTGCGCGAGGGCCAGTTCGGCCGCTCGCACACGATGCCCCGCACGCTGGGCTTCGAGGTCTCCGGCGTCGTGGCCGCGGTCGGTCCGGACGTCGAGGGGTATGCCGTGGGCGAGGCCGTCCTCGGTCCGGTCGCCCCCGGCGAGGGCGGCTTCGCCGATCACGCCCTGCTGCGGGCCAAGGACGCGGTCGCCAAGCCCGAGGACGTCTCCTTCGAGGTGGCCGCGACGGTCCCCGTGGCGGGCACCGCGGCCTACGACCTCACTCACCAGGTGGAGCTCGAGGAGGGGCAGACGATGCTCGTGCTCGGCGCCGGCGGCGGGGTGGGGCACATGGCCTGCGAGATCGGGCGGGTGCACAGGTTCCGGGTGATCGGGGTGGCCTCGGAGGCCAAGCGCGAGATCGTGGAGTCCACCGGCGCCACCTGGGTGGCCTCCGGCGACGGCGCCGCCGGCGCGGTCCGCGAGCTGGCGCCGGACGGTGTCGACCTTCTCGTCGACCTCGTGGGCGGGCAGCCGCTGCGCGACCTCGCGCCGCTGGTCACCTCCCCGGACCGCATCGTCTCCGCCGCCGACGAGCAGACCGCCACCGAGCTCGGCGGCTCCGGCCGGGCCAACGACCCGGAGGCGCTGGAGAAGATCGTCGGCGTGGTCGGCCACGGGGTCCTCACCCCTGAGGTGGCCGCCGTGTTCCCGCTCGACCGGGCCGGCGAGGCGCTCGCCGCGGTGGCCGAGGGGCACAGCCGGGGCAAGACCGTCATCGTCCCCTGA
- a CDS encoding heavy metal translocating P-type ATPase: MNKVHSWLHGRWGVPLVSGLLIVASLVAGQLLDALRWGDALMVAAAVVAGTPIVIKAWRALTARVVGIDLLVSIAAIGAVIIGEYWEAAAVTFLFAVGHALETATLNRTRSALAELIAVAPDVAVVLREGEQVEVPAAQVLTGETVLVKNGAKVPVDGIVSGGTGALDEASITGESIPVEKTEGDQVFAGTISTGGFLQVTATGVGADTTLARIIHRVEEAQDAKAKTQKFMDRFSAWYTPAIIVLSIIFGLATQDVVLALTLLVIACPGALVISIPVSIVAGIGRGAKDGILVKGGEFLETSAKIDAVALDKTGTLTQGRPQLTDVVPLDPGITRDELLQLAARAEAGSEHPLARPIVEAAAELGLAVPGLPEHTDPVPGKGIVATLDGQRIAVGNLALIEAEQATLDRAGQDAGVNDRAAQTVQELAAAGRTPMVLARDGQVLGVVAVADKIRQDAPEMVRRLHAAGVKKVVMLTGDIAPVAEAVGAQVGIDEVRAGLLPEDKLDAVADLQRQGYTVAMVGDGVNDAPALATADIGVAMGAAGTGVAIETADIALMKDNLLKLPEAVSLAKRTVANMRQNIVIALATVAVLMLGVIFGGVTMAIGMLVHEVSVLVVIVNAMRLLRRREHQPVDARTTTDDTPSRPRVAQPA; this comes from the coding sequence ATGAACAAGGTCCACAGCTGGCTGCACGGCCGCTGGGGAGTGCCGCTGGTCTCAGGACTGCTGATCGTGGCCTCCCTGGTCGCCGGTCAGCTCCTGGACGCGCTCCGCTGGGGCGACGCACTCATGGTCGCCGCGGCCGTGGTCGCCGGCACGCCCATCGTGATCAAGGCCTGGCGCGCGCTGACCGCCCGGGTCGTCGGGATCGACCTGCTGGTCTCGATCGCGGCGATCGGCGCGGTCATCATCGGCGAGTACTGGGAGGCCGCCGCGGTGACCTTCCTGTTCGCCGTGGGCCACGCGCTGGAGACGGCGACCCTCAACCGGACCCGTTCCGCGCTGGCCGAGCTCATCGCGGTGGCCCCCGACGTGGCCGTCGTGCTGCGCGAGGGCGAGCAGGTCGAGGTCCCGGCCGCCCAGGTGCTCACCGGCGAGACCGTGCTGGTCAAGAACGGCGCCAAGGTGCCGGTCGACGGGATCGTCTCCGGCGGCACGGGAGCGCTGGACGAGGCCTCGATCACCGGTGAGTCCATCCCGGTCGAGAAGACCGAGGGCGACCAGGTGTTCGCGGGCACCATCTCCACCGGCGGCTTCCTGCAGGTGACCGCCACCGGCGTCGGCGCCGACACCACCCTGGCGCGGATCATCCACCGGGTCGAGGAGGCCCAGGACGCCAAGGCCAAGACGCAGAAGTTCATGGACCGCTTCTCCGCCTGGTACACCCCCGCCATCATCGTGCTGTCGATCATCTTCGGCCTGGCCACCCAGGACGTCGTCCTGGCCCTGACCCTGCTGGTCATCGCCTGCCCCGGTGCCCTGGTCATCTCGATCCCCGTCTCGATCGTCGCCGGCATCGGCCGCGGCGCCAAGGACGGCATCCTCGTCAAGGGCGGCGAGTTCCTGGAGACCTCCGCCAAGATCGACGCCGTCGCGCTGGACAAGACCGGGACGCTCACGCAGGGCCGCCCGCAGCTGACCGACGTCGTCCCGCTCGACCCGGGCATCACCAGGGACGAGCTGCTCCAGCTGGCCGCCCGCGCCGAGGCGGGGTCGGAGCACCCGCTGGCACGCCCGATCGTCGAGGCCGCGGCGGAGCTGGGTCTGGCGGTCCCCGGGCTGCCCGAGCACACCGACCCGGTGCCCGGCAAGGGCATCGTCGCCACCCTCGACGGACAGCGGATCGCCGTCGGCAACCTCGCGCTCATCGAGGCCGAGCAGGCGACGCTGGACAGGGCCGGCCAGGACGCCGGGGTCAACGACCGGGCCGCGCAGACGGTCCAGGAGCTGGCCGCTGCCGGGCGCACCCCGATGGTCCTGGCCCGTGACGGGCAGGTCCTGGGTGTGGTCGCCGTGGCCGACAAGATCCGGCAGGACGCCCCCGAGATGGTCCGGCGCCTGCACGCGGCTGGCGTCAAGAAGGTCGTCATGCTCACCGGCGACATCGCCCCGGTGGCCGAGGCGGTCGGTGCCCAGGTCGGCATCGACGAGGTCCGTGCGGGACTCCTTCCGGAGGACAAGCTCGACGCGGTGGCGGACCTGCAGCGGCAGGGCTACACGGTCGCGATGGTCGGCGACGGCGTCAACGACGCCCCGGCCCTGGCCACCGCCGACATCGGTGTGGCGATGGGTGCCGCCGGCACCGGCGTCGCGATCGAGACGGCCGACATCGCGCTGATGAAGGACAACCTGCTCAAGCTGCCCGAGGCGGTCTCGCTGGCCAAGCGCACCGTGGCCAACATGCGGCAGAACATCGTGATCGCCCTGGCCACCGTGGCCGTGCTGATGCTCGGCGTGATCTTCGGCGGGGTCACGATGGCGATCGGGATGCTCGTCCACGAGGTCTCCGTGCTGGTCGTCATCGTCAACGCGATGCGCCTGCTCCGTCGGCGGGAGCACCAGCCGGTCGATGCCCGGACGACCACCGACGACACCCCGTCCCGGCCCCGGGTCGCCCAGCCGGCCTGA
- a CDS encoding UDP-N-acetylmuramate dehydrogenase, translated as MQTASPSSGVLAGIVVDDSACDVDDLSPCGGVRVTVPGEQRWDELVELAVGSEWPGLELLSGVPGTVAEVVRANVAAHGQEPSGTVASVRTWDRSTDAQRTFAWGDCRFGPGTSQLQETLPGGRGRYQILDVTFLFKQGDLTAPVRDAQLAALLGVRPGHRVPITAVRSAVLADRGQEATR; from the coding sequence ATGCAGACCGCTTCGCCCTCCTCCGGTGTCCTCGCCGGCATCGTCGTCGACGACTCCGCCTGCGACGTCGACGACCTGTCCCCCTGTGGCGGCGTGCGCGTGACCGTGCCCGGCGAGCAGCGCTGGGACGAGCTGGTCGAGCTCGCGGTCGGCTCCGAGTGGCCCGGGCTCGAGCTCCTCAGCGGCGTGCCCGGGACCGTCGCCGAGGTGGTGCGCGCCAACGTCGCCGCCCACGGGCAGGAGCCGTCCGGCACGGTCGCCTCGGTGCGGACCTGGGACCGGAGCACGGACGCTCAGCGCACCTTCGCGTGGGGGGACTGCCGCTTCGGGCCCGGAACCTCCCAGCTGCAGGAGACGCTGCCCGGCGGCCGCGGTCGCTACCAGATCCTCGATGTGACCTTCCTCTTCAAGCAGGGCGACCTCACCGCGCCGGTGCGCGACGCGCAGCTCGCGGCGCTGCTCGGCGTGCGGCCCGGTCACCGCGTGCCGATCACCGCCGTCCGCAGCGCCGTGCTGGCGGACCGGGGGCAAGAGGCCACCCGATGA
- a CDS encoding heavy-metal-associated domain-containing protein, which yields MSTTTSTTTTILRAEGFSCPSCVAKIEKQVGRLKGVESVKVHFASARVEVVHDPAVASTEDLVAAVAKAGYKATPAAF from the coding sequence ATGAGCACCACCACCTCCACCACGACGACGATCCTGCGCGCCGAGGGCTTCTCCTGCCCCTCCTGCGTGGCCAAGATCGAGAAGCAGGTCGGCCGCCTCAAGGGCGTGGAGTCGGTGAAGGTCCACTTCGCCTCGGCCCGCGTCGAGGTCGTGCACGACCCCGCCGTGGCCAGCACCGAGGACCTCGTCGCCGCCGTGGCCAAGGCCGGCTACAAGGCCACACCCGCAGCCTTCTGA
- a CDS encoding LysM peptidoglycan-binding domain-containing protein: MKHRAISTRHVTALAAATGLAALAGLGSAGAAQAASGSTWDAVAQCESGGNWSINTGNGYYGGLQFAQGTWEGHGGTQYAARADLASRAQQIAIAENVLATQGPGAWPVCSVQAGLTAGGAAYQAPAPQQQAPQQQAPVQQQAPKQQAPVQQPQQQAAPQTIEQAPAQQATQQPELVEHVIERGETTASIAKDHDTTVSDLVGINDLIDGGRLIFAGHVMLVPADAEGGTYTVQRGDTLAEIADVNGVDVASLVSINDLADPDLIVVGQALQLG; encoded by the coding sequence ATGAAGCACCGTGCCATCAGCACCCGTCACGTCACCGCGCTGGCCGCCGCCACCGGCCTGGCCGCTCTCGCCGGCCTCGGCAGCGCCGGCGCCGCGCAGGCCGCCAGCGGCTCCACCTGGGACGCCGTGGCCCAGTGCGAGTCCGGCGGCAACTGGAGCATCAACACCGGCAACGGCTACTACGGCGGTCTCCAGTTCGCCCAGGGCACCTGGGAGGGCCACGGCGGCACGCAGTACGCCGCGCGCGCCGACCTGGCCAGCCGTGCCCAGCAGATCGCGATCGCCGAGAACGTGCTCGCGACCCAGGGCCCCGGCGCCTGGCCGGTGTGCTCGGTGCAGGCCGGCCTGACCGCCGGTGGTGCGGCATACCAGGCCCCTGCCCCGCAGCAGCAGGCGCCGCAGCAGCAGGCGCCGGTCCAGCAGCAGGCGCCGAAGCAGCAGGCGCCGGTCCAGCAGCCCCAGCAGCAGGCGGCTCCCCAGACGATCGAGCAGGCACCCGCGCAGCAGGCGACCCAGCAGCCCGAGCTGGTCGAGCACGTGATCGAGCGCGGCGAGACGACCGCCTCCATCGCCAAGGACCACGACACCACCGTCTCCGACCTGGTCGGGATCAACGACCTGATCGACGGTGGCCGGCTGATCTTCGCCGGTCACGTGATGCTCGTCCCGGCCGACGCGGAGGGTGGGACCTACACCGTCCAGCGTGGCGACACGCTCGCCGAGATCGCCGACGTCAACGGCGTGGACGTCGCCAGCCTGGTCTCGATCAACGACCTGGCCGACCCCGACCTGATCGTCGTGGGTCAGGCCCTCCAGCTGGGCTGA
- a CDS encoding DUF3806 domain-containing protein → MGLLDRLKRAASSTTGGTHVRPAEEAAPPRVSALPDRGDRAADELPLTPESTRPGDEDRARIKAGLAALEVEGVDVDDLTSLGEGLDRALSGWMTRHGEDHDGIVERYAIGIGEHLVRRTDLTWAVVTDVFGTDLAVSAGDFVVVPHNLVAVRWMRRETGWAPRVVGHLVDLRTRSR, encoded by the coding sequence ATGGGCCTTCTCGACCGTCTGAAGCGTGCCGCCTCCTCCACCACCGGTGGCACGCACGTCCGGCCCGCCGAGGAGGCGGCCCCGCCCCGGGTGAGCGCGCTGCCCGACCGGGGCGACCGCGCGGCCGACGAGCTGCCCCTGACGCCGGAGTCCACCCGCCCCGGCGACGAGGATCGGGCACGCATCAAGGCGGGGCTGGCGGCGCTGGAGGTCGAGGGCGTCGACGTCGACGACCTGACCTCGCTCGGCGAGGGTCTCGACCGGGCCCTGAGCGGCTGGATGACCCGCCACGGCGAGGACCACGACGGGATCGTGGAGCGCTACGCGATCGGGATCGGTGAGCACCTGGTCCGCAGGACCGACCTCACCTGGGCGGTCGTCACCGACGTCTTCGGGACCGACCTCGCGGTGAGCGCCGGGGACTTCGTCGTGGTGCCGCACAACCTGGTCGCGGTGCGCTGGATGCGCCGCGAGACCGGCTGGGCGCCCCGGGTGGTCGGCCACCTGGTGGACCTGCGCACGCGTTCCCGCTGA
- a CDS encoding TetR/AcrR family transcriptional regulator — MTTDRRTAILDAAERLFAESGFDATSTARVAAEAGAPKGLVFYYFPRKIDLLLALLDERLPAHDPAEAATVAELGDPAGSLVRLDRLLGLGEHSSLTLRTIVFRESGTHPEVARRLLALRSGLVALTEAVLDLTVGVVLDPELRSQAAHTFVAVMLDRASTGRAGGPAPDAAGPARLVSLAVQAAH, encoded by the coding sequence ATGACCACGGACCGGCGCACCGCCATCCTCGACGCTGCCGAGCGCCTCTTCGCCGAGTCCGGGTTCGACGCCACGTCGACGGCCCGGGTGGCCGCCGAGGCAGGGGCGCCCAAGGGACTGGTCTTCTACTACTTCCCGCGCAAGATCGACCTGTTGCTCGCCCTGCTGGACGAACGGCTTCCCGCGCACGACCCGGCCGAGGCCGCGACGGTCGCCGAGCTCGGCGACCCCGCCGGCTCGCTGGTCCGGCTCGACCGGCTCCTCGGCCTCGGCGAGCACAGCTCGCTGACCCTGCGCACCATCGTCTTCCGCGAGTCCGGGACCCACCCCGAGGTGGCTCGCCGGCTCCTCGCGCTGCGCTCGGGACTGGTGGCGCTGACCGAGGCGGTGCTCGACCTGACGGTTGGCGTCGTGCTGGATCCCGAGCTGCGCAGCCAGGCGGCGCACACCTTCGTCGCCGTCATGCTGGACCGGGCCAGCACGGGTCGTGCAGGCGGACCCGCACCCGACGCCGCCGGGCCCGCCCGACTCGTGTCGCTCGCGGTCCAGGCTGCGCACTAG
- a CDS encoding SPW repeat protein, producing MQKWTRWQDWVALVAGVYAFLSPIWTTTTTTATWTVVVLGVITAAVALWSLALPDDRSSEVAHMIMGVLLFIAPWVMGFADLSAMAWTAWITGVVTFIAGAWAMPLSNRLHMQHHPAPTH from the coding sequence ATGCAGAAGTGGACACGATGGCAGGACTGGGTAGCCCTGGTGGCTGGCGTCTACGCCTTCCTCTCGCCGATCTGGACCACCACGACGACCACGGCGACCTGGACGGTGGTCGTCCTCGGGGTGATCACCGCTGCGGTGGCCCTGTGGTCGCTCGCCCTCCCCGACGACCGGAGCTCTGAGGTCGCGCACATGATCATGGGCGTGCTCCTCTTCATCGCCCCCTGGGTCATGGGGTTCGCCGACCTGAGCGCGATGGCCTGGACGGCGTGGATCACCGGTGTGGTGACCTTCATCGCCGGCGCCTGGGCCATGCCGCTCAGCAACCGGCTGCACATGCAGCACCACCCCGCACCGACCCACTGA